Sequence from the Tenrec ecaudatus isolate mTenEca1 chromosome 6, mTenEca1.hap1, whole genome shotgun sequence genome:
CTTGGTATAGAAAGGGGAGATTTaggcaggagagaaagaaaagaagggtTAAGAAGGCCAGAGAATGAGAGGCAAGGCGTCTTTGTTCTTCAGGGATAAAGAGACATCTGAGAAAGTGAGAGAAAGCAGGAAGCTAATCAGCTCTACAGGTgagggagcaagagagacagaGCGTTGAAGTGAGAGGAAGTCTGCCTGAAGGAAGTGGGGATGGCTTCTTTGGATGCCACAGTGCCCGAAAGTTCATcttaaaagacaaaaaccaaaacctgTGTCACTGGGGATAAAATTGATATCACATAAAATCCATCCCTATAACTACTTCGAAGCATACCATTCCGTTTCAGTGGTGTTTAGTGCAGTTGCCATTGGGAAATGATCACCACTGACTCATTCCAGAACATTCCCATCCAatcctcccctcctccaccccctggCCAACCaccctctgccctttggggttttcCTCTTCTACACATTGCACGTAAATGGCATCAGACAATATTTGTCTGCCTGTGACTGGCTTCTTTCCTTAGAACAGTGTGTTTAAGGTTCCTCCACCTTGCAGCAGGTAGCAATACCTCGTTCCTTTTTAACGACTGAGTAATATTCCATGGCTGGATCGCTCTCCGATCTCACTCTGTTTGTCCTTTCATCGGTTGATGGACATAGGGACTGTTTCCACTTCCAGTTAAGTGAACACTAACTACTACCATGCACCTGCTTGCATGTACAGAGGAAAGTGCCGAGGCGCTCCAAATTGTCTAAACTcaactactaacccaaaggctggcagttcaaatccacccagccgCACCTCGGCACAGGGGTCTGATCAGCTTCAGCCACCGAGAACgctatggagcacaattctactctgacacacacgggctcAGCATGAGTGTGATTGACCCAGTGGGGGAGGATTTGGGTTGGTTTGTTGGTCTTTAATATGTATACTGAGGAGTGTTCTTGTTGGGCCGTGTGTCGGCCAACTCCATGTTTAACTTCTTCAGAAACGGCCCGATGGTTTTCCAAAGCAGCTGAGCTATTTTGcatccccccctcccgccccccaagTAAGGGATGAGGGTTCGTTTGCACCCTTTTTggatggtttggttttttttacgtCATCATTGCCTTCCTAACTGAGTCTGAGTGAGTTTCTGACTTTGCTCACGGTCCATAGAAGGCTCTGAGGGCGGCGTGGAGATTCTCAGTGtttcggggggagggggagggtggggctGCTGCAGGAGAGGCTGTGAAGGAGGCCGTGACacagaaactgaggcacaccCTACCTGCTGTGTGAGTTTGTCTGGGGACGGGGCACCAATTGTCTGAAAGAGCGACTCCAAGATGAGGACGGAGTCAGGAGGGGACGCCCAGCCGGGCCTGCCCTACACCTGTCTTCCTCTGTGTTCTCCCCACTCAGTTCACTGTCCCGAGTCCCCGCCAGGAcatgcacccttagccttagtttACTTTGCTCGGCAGCTCGTGTCCGTCCATTGGACAACATTGTGAGTCTGAATGAGGGAGTAAAGTCCTTCTGACTGGGTGCCGGGCCAGACGGGGCCCTCCTCCTGCCACCTACCCAAACAGAACCACACAGAAGGGGCCTTCAATAAAtgcatctttcccctccctctctccagtGTGTGGACGGCCAGCCACTCCCATCACCCAGAACCAGAAGGCCTTTGGTTCCTCCAGAGCTCAGCTGGGTAACTTCCCCTGGCAAGCTTTCACCAGTATCCACGGCCGTGGAGGCGGGGCCCTGCTGGGTGACAGATGGATCCTCACGGCTGCCCACACCATCTACCCCAAGGACAGCATCTTCCCCGGGAAGAACCGGAGCGTGCATGTGTTCTTGGGCCACACGAACATAGACGAGATGCTGAAACTGGGGCACCACCCAGTCCGCCATGTCTACGTGCACCCAGACTACCGTCAGATGGAGTCCCACAACTTCGACGGGGACATCGCTCTCCTGGAGCTCCAGAGCCCAGTGGCCCTGGGCCCCCATGTCCTCCCAGTCTGTCTGCCCAACAAGGAGAGCCTCTACCTCAGTGGCCTGTCGGGCTATGTCAGTGGGTTTGGCATGGAGATGGGGTGGTTGACGACTGAGCTGAAATACTCAAGGCTGCCCGTCGGCCGAAGGGAGGCCTGTGCGGCCTGGCTCCTGGAGAGGCGGCGGGCTGAGGTGTTTTCCGACAACATGTTCTGTGCCGGGGATGAGATGGAGCCGCAGAGCGTCTGCCAGGGGGACAGTGGGAGTGTCTTCGTGGTGTGGGATGACTGTGCGCATCGATGGGTGGCCACAGGCATCGTATCCTGGGGCATTGGGTGTGGCAAAGGGTATGGCTTCTACACCAAAGTGCTCAGCTACGTGGGCTGGATTAAGAGCGTGATTGAGGGAAAGGACGGAGCCCGGAGCCCGGGGCACCTCACCAGGGCCCAGCGCTGAGAAGCCACCAGAAAGAGAGGGTTCAGAGGGAGCACTGTTCCCTGAAGGGGTGGAGAAGGGAAGAGGTCCCCATTTAAGACGCTGATGCCGCAATCCACCACCTTGAGAGAAGAGCCCTCCTCCTCACCAGTCATGCCCCCCACCACACCACGGACAGGTATGGCCTTCCACAGCCCCCTTCTCCTCATCCTCTGTCCTCCTGCACATTTGCACCTCCCCCCTGAGGGGAGGGTCTTTATAGAGAGTTTTAGAGACTATAAGTATTTATTGGAGTGGCTAGCATCTTCCTCCCCCTGAGGAGTAAGTGGTATACAGGGCAGGTGCCCCTGGACAGGTAGATACCCCTGTACATCTCAGCAAGCTCCACTGTGAACATCTTTTCCGCCTCCTCACTTGGTCTCTTCTCGCTGCAGCTTCTTCGATAGCTACCTGTGTACAAGTCACCATCCCTCTGCCCTTGAAGGGGAGCGTGGAGGACGTGCTCTTCGTTGCCTTGCCAAAGCTCCTTCTGCCAACCCTCAAATAGTCAAGCCATGTATCTCACATCGACCAAAACACCCAGATATAAGTACGTTAGTTTAGACAAAGAAAAAAGGTTTTCTGTCAAGTTTATCCAACTTGAGGtgaataaaactattatttctaGGGCTTTTAGTGGCTGAGTGCGATAGGTTTATTatggcaacctggccaatagcAGCGtgagggattaatcaggtcacagtttgattggagggcaagagACAAATGGCTCTGCAAACCTGCtgtccccctcccctctcttgctctctggtgatcagaccagagtgctgctgctttagctagtcctctgcctcaaccggtgagttacactacctgtgggagaagccaacctgtggatcatggatattgtcactagagcttgagacctgcttcgccacactgctggtatgtacatcactagagcttgaggccggTGGATCCTATTGCCTTGCATTGCTTAAGTTCAATATCCCAtttgggcctgcttcactaagctcccgtgctactgactgttgctgacccatcctgatgtctgctgcctgtgggcagcttcctgccttgcccaagggaggactccgctgtctgcttccttgaccttggagcaggcagcccacatgagttgaaggactttcagtatattaactgttccacagaagtgagttgaactgagccctctgtactgctgtgtggactaattggctgtgatattccttcatgctgaatAAAACtatccatatgtgtgtgtgtttatgtgtatgtgtatgtgtgtgtgtgtgtgtatgaatgtcttggttttgtttctctagagagccctactAACACActgaagttgttttgttttgttttttccagaagtaggTTGTCAAGCCTTTTTTTCAAGAtgcttctgggtagacttgaacttccaacctgtcGGTCAGTAGCTGAGAACATTAACGGCTAGGATCTTCCCCACTTCATTTAAGTGGGGCATAGCCATGGGAGGAAGCACCCCTCATTGCATTGCATTTCCATAATATCCCAAAGCCCCTTTAGCTGACCTTTAAATACTTCAAGCCATGGCTTCACCCCTACCCACAACTTCTAGATGTGATTATGCaaatagctcctccttttccccctcacaCCCTCTATATGCCAGGTGCGTCACATGTtacctcatttaatcctcacaccAAGCTGGTGAAGGGTGGGCTATTGTCCTCACTTAAATGGCAAGGAGAGAGATCACGTGACTTGCCCAAACCTCACAGCCGGCAATGTGCCTGCCAAGGCTGTGTTCTTTCCCATATGCCCGGAATAGCTTTCAGTTGTCCTCGAGAGCTACTCTTTCTCCCACGTCCTCTCTTCCCCCCTTCCAGTTCCCGCAGCCTGACAATCTCTCTCCTGGGAATTCCTGCTTCCGTGGGGATGCCTGCTTCGCTTTGTCCTATCAGCCTGTCTCCTATGGACACCCAGAAGAGCCCAGCACCAGGTCGGATGTGTCTGCAGACACCTCGGTGCTCCTGGACACCCCCACCTGTGCCTGTTAGTGAACCTCATGACCTTGTCATCTTGGGGGACTGCTCTCCCTGAGAAGACCAACTGCTTGATTTCCAGTGAGGACTTGAAGTGACCGACAGCAAAACACACAAATACAACTATTCAAGCAGAGGCAGAAATTGAACACCGCAAAACAAATAACATATTGTCAGCCATGAAACTCGAGTTAGCTACTATAATCAAAGGTCAAATTGATC
This genomic interval carries:
- the C1RL gene encoding complement C1r subcomponent-like protein codes for the protein MWWLLLCGALQVRPILGSVLLAQPRPQQLTSPGYPEPYRRGQASSADIEAPEGFVVKLLLQDFDLVPSRGCTQDSVTITVNGTVPSRLCGHQGSPLGSPPGQREFVSSGRRLRLAFHTDASLEDRATGPHRGFLALYQAVSPNDHCFPVGVEDSLPISQANGSSEAINTPGTSYSKIQGHCQELDYQEVPAVCGRPATPITQNQKAFGSSRAQLGNFPWQAFTSIHGRGGGALLGDRWILTAAHTIYPKDSIFPGKNRSVHVFLGHTNIDEMLKLGHHPVRHVYVHPDYRQMESHNFDGDIALLELQSPVALGPHVLPVCLPNKESLYLSGLSGYVSGFGMEMGWLTTELKYSRLPVGRREACAAWLLERRRAEVFSDNMFCAGDEMEPQSVCQGDSGSVFVVWDDCAHRWVATGIVSWGIGCGKGYGFYTKVLSYVGWIKSVIEGKDGARSPGHLTRAQR